The Setaria italica strain Yugu1 chromosome IX, Setaria_italica_v2.0, whole genome shotgun sequence genome has a window encoding:
- the LOC101760676 gene encoding transcription factor PIF1 isoform X2, translating into MNQFVPDWSNMGDTSRPLGEDDDLIELLWCNGHVVMQSQNNRKLPPRPEKAAAGAAAPAPAPAPQDDEAGLWFPFALADSLDKDIFSEFFCEAPPPPPPPAPVPATTDVEAGKPCRDDDVPLEDDCGRVGACAVSDAPCDLMPPPKSTHVSGSRQQTMSLADSGDNAGDLSDLVRAGSAGKAAVEAGASSMLSAIGSSICGSNQVLVQRAVSAPGRASGAARGGGCGGGCSGSALPSAMGSANANASGRGNEATVASSSGRSNYCFGTTTTTEPTSTSNRSSKRKRLDTEDSESPSEDAESESAAMLARKLPQKLTTARRSRAAEVHNLSERRRRDRINEKMRALQELIPHCNKTDKASMLDEAIEYLKSLQLQVQMMWMGSGIAAPPVMFPGVHQYLPRMGVGMGAAAMPSMPRMPFMAPQPVVPNAPVNPVPLSPGYRGHMPAVGITEPYAHYLGVNHLQPTPSQHFAQGVGYYPLGAKAAVQQNPAIHHVPGGGMPAAAAAAPGALPPESAPSRGPVQFSTVN; encoded by the exons ATGAACCAGTTCGTGCCTGATTGGAGCAACATGGGAGACACCTCCAGGCCGCTCGG CGAAGACGATGACCTCATCGAGCTGCTCTGGTGCAACGGCCATGTCGTCATGCAGAGCCAGAACAACCGGAAGCTACCGCCGAGGCccgagaaggcggcggcgggggcggcagctccagcccccgcgccggcgccgcaagACGACGAGGCCGGCCTCTGGTTCCCGTTCGCGCTGGCCGACTCGCTCGACAAGGACATCTTCTCGGAGTTCTTCTgtgaagcaccgccgccgccgccgccgccggctccggtgCCCGCAACCACGGACGTCGAGGCCGGCAAGCCCTGCCGGGACGACGACGTGCCGTTGGAGGACGACTGCGGGCGCGTCGGGGCGTGCGCGGTGTCCGATGCCCCGTGCGACCTGATGCCGCCGCCCAAGTCGACGCACGTGTCGGGATCCAGGCAGCAGACGATGAGCCTGGCGGACAGCGGCGACAACGCCGGCGACCTCTCGGACCTCGTCCGCGCGGGCAGCGcggggaaggcggcggtggaggccggcgCGTCGTCGATGCTGAGCGCGATCGGGTCCAGCATCTGCGGGAGCAACCAGGTGCTGGTGCAGCGCGCGGTGAGCGCGCCGGGGCGCGcgtccggcgccgcccgcggcggcggctgcggaggGGGATGCTCCGGCAGCGCGCTGCCGTCGGCGATGGGGAGCGCGAACGCCAACGCCAGCGGCAGGGGCAACGAGGCCACGGTGGCGTCCTCGTCGGGGCGGTCCAACTACtgcttcggcaccaccaccaccaccgagcCGACGAGCACCAGCAACCGGAGCAGCAAGCGCAAGCGGCTCGACACCGAGGACTCGGAGAGCCCCAGCGAG GACGCCGAGTCGGAGTCCGCCGCGATGCTGGCGCGCAAGCTGCCGCAGAAGCTGACGACGGCGCGGAGGAGCCGCGCCGCCGAGGTGCACAACCTCTCCGAGAGG AGGAGACGAGACAGGATCAACGAGAAGATGAGAGCCCTGCAAGAGCTCATACCTCACTGCAACAAG ACCGACAAGGCGTCAATGCTGGACGAGGCCATCGAGTACCTCAAGTCGCTGCAGCTGCAGGTGCAG ATGATGTGGATGGGCAGCGGCatcgcggcgccgccggtgatgTTCCCCGGCGTGCACCAGTACCTGCCGCGGATGGGCGTCGGGATGGGCGCCGCGGCGATGCCATCCATGCCGCGGATGCCGTTCATGGCCCCGCAGCCGGTGGTGCCCAACGCGCCCGTCAACCCCGTCCCGCTCTCGCCGGGCTACCGGGGGCACATGCCGGCGGTGGGCATCACCGAGCCCTACGCGCACTACCTCGGCGTCAACCACCTCCAGCCGACGCCGTCCCAG CATTTCGCGCAGGGCGTGGGATACTACCCGCTGGGGGCGAAGGCCGCCGTGCAGCAGAATCCGGCGATCCACCACGTGCCGGGCGGCGgcatgccggccgccgccgccgccgcgcccggggCGCTGCCCCCTGAAAGCGCTCCGAGCAGAGGACCAG TTCAATTTTCCACGGTGAACTGA
- the LOC101760676 gene encoding transcription factor PIF1 isoform X3, whose amino-acid sequence MNQFVPDWSNMGDTSRPLGEDDDLIELLWCNGHVVMQSQNNRKLPPRPEKAAAGAAAPAPAPAPQDDEAGLWFPFALADSLDKDIFSEFFCEAPPPPPPPAPVPATTDVEAGKPCRDDDVPLEDDCGRVGACAVSDAPCDLMPPPKSTHVSGSRQQTMSLADSGDNAGDLSDLVRAGSAGKAAVEAGASSMLSAIGSSICGSNQVLVQRAVSAPGRASGAARGGGCGGGCSGSALPSAMGSANANASGRGNEATVASSSGRSNYCFGTTTTTEPTSTSNRSSKRKRLDTEDSESPSEDAESESAAMLARKLPQKLTTARRSRAAEVHNLSERRRRDRINEKMRALQELIPHCNKTDKASMLDEAIEYLKSLQLQVQMMWMGSGIAAPPVMFPGVHQYLPRMGVGMGAAAMPSMPRMPFMAPQPVVPNAPVNPVPLSPGYRGHMPAVGITEPYAHYLGVNHLQPTPSQGVGYYPLGAKAAVQQNPAIHHVPGGGMPAAAAAAPGALPPESAPSRGPGTMPTALLS is encoded by the exons ATGAACCAGTTCGTGCCTGATTGGAGCAACATGGGAGACACCTCCAGGCCGCTCGG CGAAGACGATGACCTCATCGAGCTGCTCTGGTGCAACGGCCATGTCGTCATGCAGAGCCAGAACAACCGGAAGCTACCGCCGAGGCccgagaaggcggcggcgggggcggcagctccagcccccgcgccggcgccgcaagACGACGAGGCCGGCCTCTGGTTCCCGTTCGCGCTGGCCGACTCGCTCGACAAGGACATCTTCTCGGAGTTCTTCTgtgaagcaccgccgccgccgccgccgccggctccggtgCCCGCAACCACGGACGTCGAGGCCGGCAAGCCCTGCCGGGACGACGACGTGCCGTTGGAGGACGACTGCGGGCGCGTCGGGGCGTGCGCGGTGTCCGATGCCCCGTGCGACCTGATGCCGCCGCCCAAGTCGACGCACGTGTCGGGATCCAGGCAGCAGACGATGAGCCTGGCGGACAGCGGCGACAACGCCGGCGACCTCTCGGACCTCGTCCGCGCGGGCAGCGcggggaaggcggcggtggaggccggcgCGTCGTCGATGCTGAGCGCGATCGGGTCCAGCATCTGCGGGAGCAACCAGGTGCTGGTGCAGCGCGCGGTGAGCGCGCCGGGGCGCGcgtccggcgccgcccgcggcggcggctgcggaggGGGATGCTCCGGCAGCGCGCTGCCGTCGGCGATGGGGAGCGCGAACGCCAACGCCAGCGGCAGGGGCAACGAGGCCACGGTGGCGTCCTCGTCGGGGCGGTCCAACTACtgcttcggcaccaccaccaccaccgagcCGACGAGCACCAGCAACCGGAGCAGCAAGCGCAAGCGGCTCGACACCGAGGACTCGGAGAGCCCCAGCGAG GACGCCGAGTCGGAGTCCGCCGCGATGCTGGCGCGCAAGCTGCCGCAGAAGCTGACGACGGCGCGGAGGAGCCGCGCCGCCGAGGTGCACAACCTCTCCGAGAGG AGGAGACGAGACAGGATCAACGAGAAGATGAGAGCCCTGCAAGAGCTCATACCTCACTGCAACAAG ACCGACAAGGCGTCAATGCTGGACGAGGCCATCGAGTACCTCAAGTCGCTGCAGCTGCAGGTGCAG ATGATGTGGATGGGCAGCGGCatcgcggcgccgccggtgatgTTCCCCGGCGTGCACCAGTACCTGCCGCGGATGGGCGTCGGGATGGGCGCCGCGGCGATGCCATCCATGCCGCGGATGCCGTTCATGGCCCCGCAGCCGGTGGTGCCCAACGCGCCCGTCAACCCCGTCCCGCTCTCGCCGGGCTACCGGGGGCACATGCCGGCGGTGGGCATCACCGAGCCCTACGCGCACTACCTCGGCGTCAACCACCTCCAGCCGACGCCGTCCCAG GGCGTGGGATACTACCCGCTGGGGGCGAAGGCCGCCGTGCAGCAGAATCCGGCGATCCACCACGTGCCGGGCGGCGgcatgccggccgccgccgccgccgcgcccggggCGCTGCCCCCTGAAAGCGCTCCGAGCAGAGGACCAGGTACAATGCCCACGGCTCTGCTCTCCTGA
- the LOC101760676 gene encoding transcription factor PIF1 isoform X1, producing the protein MNQFVPDWSNMGDTSRPLGEDDDLIELLWCNGHVVMQSQNNRKLPPRPEKAAAGAAAPAPAPAPQDDEAGLWFPFALADSLDKDIFSEFFCEAPPPPPPPAPVPATTDVEAGKPCRDDDVPLEDDCGRVGACAVSDAPCDLMPPPKSTHVSGSRQQTMSLADSGDNAGDLSDLVRAGSAGKAAVEAGASSMLSAIGSSICGSNQVLVQRAVSAPGRASGAARGGGCGGGCSGSALPSAMGSANANASGRGNEATVASSSGRSNYCFGTTTTTEPTSTSNRSSKRKRLDTEDSESPSEDAESESAAMLARKLPQKLTTARRSRAAEVHNLSERRRRDRINEKMRALQELIPHCNKTDKASMLDEAIEYLKSLQLQVQMMWMGSGIAAPPVMFPGVHQYLPRMGVGMGAAAMPSMPRMPFMAPQPVVPNAPVNPVPLSPGYRGHMPAVGITEPYAHYLGVNHLQPTPSQHFAQGVGYYPLGAKAAVQQNPAIHHVPGGGMPAAAAAAPGALPPESAPSRGPGTMPTALLS; encoded by the exons ATGAACCAGTTCGTGCCTGATTGGAGCAACATGGGAGACACCTCCAGGCCGCTCGG CGAAGACGATGACCTCATCGAGCTGCTCTGGTGCAACGGCCATGTCGTCATGCAGAGCCAGAACAACCGGAAGCTACCGCCGAGGCccgagaaggcggcggcgggggcggcagctccagcccccgcgccggcgccgcaagACGACGAGGCCGGCCTCTGGTTCCCGTTCGCGCTGGCCGACTCGCTCGACAAGGACATCTTCTCGGAGTTCTTCTgtgaagcaccgccgccgccgccgccgccggctccggtgCCCGCAACCACGGACGTCGAGGCCGGCAAGCCCTGCCGGGACGACGACGTGCCGTTGGAGGACGACTGCGGGCGCGTCGGGGCGTGCGCGGTGTCCGATGCCCCGTGCGACCTGATGCCGCCGCCCAAGTCGACGCACGTGTCGGGATCCAGGCAGCAGACGATGAGCCTGGCGGACAGCGGCGACAACGCCGGCGACCTCTCGGACCTCGTCCGCGCGGGCAGCGcggggaaggcggcggtggaggccggcgCGTCGTCGATGCTGAGCGCGATCGGGTCCAGCATCTGCGGGAGCAACCAGGTGCTGGTGCAGCGCGCGGTGAGCGCGCCGGGGCGCGcgtccggcgccgcccgcggcggcggctgcggaggGGGATGCTCCGGCAGCGCGCTGCCGTCGGCGATGGGGAGCGCGAACGCCAACGCCAGCGGCAGGGGCAACGAGGCCACGGTGGCGTCCTCGTCGGGGCGGTCCAACTACtgcttcggcaccaccaccaccaccgagcCGACGAGCACCAGCAACCGGAGCAGCAAGCGCAAGCGGCTCGACACCGAGGACTCGGAGAGCCCCAGCGAG GACGCCGAGTCGGAGTCCGCCGCGATGCTGGCGCGCAAGCTGCCGCAGAAGCTGACGACGGCGCGGAGGAGCCGCGCCGCCGAGGTGCACAACCTCTCCGAGAGG AGGAGACGAGACAGGATCAACGAGAAGATGAGAGCCCTGCAAGAGCTCATACCTCACTGCAACAAG ACCGACAAGGCGTCAATGCTGGACGAGGCCATCGAGTACCTCAAGTCGCTGCAGCTGCAGGTGCAG ATGATGTGGATGGGCAGCGGCatcgcggcgccgccggtgatgTTCCCCGGCGTGCACCAGTACCTGCCGCGGATGGGCGTCGGGATGGGCGCCGCGGCGATGCCATCCATGCCGCGGATGCCGTTCATGGCCCCGCAGCCGGTGGTGCCCAACGCGCCCGTCAACCCCGTCCCGCTCTCGCCGGGCTACCGGGGGCACATGCCGGCGGTGGGCATCACCGAGCCCTACGCGCACTACCTCGGCGTCAACCACCTCCAGCCGACGCCGTCCCAG CATTTCGCGCAGGGCGTGGGATACTACCCGCTGGGGGCGAAGGCCGCCGTGCAGCAGAATCCGGCGATCCACCACGTGCCGGGCGGCGgcatgccggccgccgccgccgccgcgcccggggCGCTGCCCCCTGAAAGCGCTCCGAGCAGAGGACCAGGTACAATGCCCACGGCTCTGCTCTCCTGA
- the LOC101760676 gene encoding transcription factor PIF1 isoform X4 gives MNQFVPDWSNMGDTSRPLGEDDDLIELLWCNGHVVMQSQNNRKLPPRPEKAAAGAAAPAPAPAPQDDEAGLWFPFALADSLDKDIFSEFFCEAPPPPPPPAPVPATTDVEAGKPCRDDDVPLEDDCGRVGACAVSDAPCDLMPPPKSTHVSGSRQQTMSLADSGDNAGDLSDLVRAGSAGKAAVEAGASSMLSAIGSSICGSNQVLVQRAVSAPGRASGAARGGGCGGGCSGSALPSAMGSANANASGRGNEATVASSSGRSNYCFGTTTTTEPTSTSNRSSKRKRLDTEDSESPSEDAESESAAMLARKLPQKLTTARRSRAAEVHNLSERRRRDRINEKMRALQELIPHCNKTDKASMLDEAIEYLKSLQLQVQMMWMGSGIAAPPVMFPGVHQYLPRMGVGMGAAAMPSMPRMPFMAPQPVVPNAPVNPVPLSPGYRGHMPAVGITEPYAHYLGVNHLQPTPSQHFAQGVGYYPLGAKAAVQQNPAIHHVPGGGMPAAAAAAPGALPPESAPSRGPG, from the exons ATGAACCAGTTCGTGCCTGATTGGAGCAACATGGGAGACACCTCCAGGCCGCTCGG CGAAGACGATGACCTCATCGAGCTGCTCTGGTGCAACGGCCATGTCGTCATGCAGAGCCAGAACAACCGGAAGCTACCGCCGAGGCccgagaaggcggcggcgggggcggcagctccagcccccgcgccggcgccgcaagACGACGAGGCCGGCCTCTGGTTCCCGTTCGCGCTGGCCGACTCGCTCGACAAGGACATCTTCTCGGAGTTCTTCTgtgaagcaccgccgccgccgccgccgccggctccggtgCCCGCAACCACGGACGTCGAGGCCGGCAAGCCCTGCCGGGACGACGACGTGCCGTTGGAGGACGACTGCGGGCGCGTCGGGGCGTGCGCGGTGTCCGATGCCCCGTGCGACCTGATGCCGCCGCCCAAGTCGACGCACGTGTCGGGATCCAGGCAGCAGACGATGAGCCTGGCGGACAGCGGCGACAACGCCGGCGACCTCTCGGACCTCGTCCGCGCGGGCAGCGcggggaaggcggcggtggaggccggcgCGTCGTCGATGCTGAGCGCGATCGGGTCCAGCATCTGCGGGAGCAACCAGGTGCTGGTGCAGCGCGCGGTGAGCGCGCCGGGGCGCGcgtccggcgccgcccgcggcggcggctgcggaggGGGATGCTCCGGCAGCGCGCTGCCGTCGGCGATGGGGAGCGCGAACGCCAACGCCAGCGGCAGGGGCAACGAGGCCACGGTGGCGTCCTCGTCGGGGCGGTCCAACTACtgcttcggcaccaccaccaccaccgagcCGACGAGCACCAGCAACCGGAGCAGCAAGCGCAAGCGGCTCGACACCGAGGACTCGGAGAGCCCCAGCGAG GACGCCGAGTCGGAGTCCGCCGCGATGCTGGCGCGCAAGCTGCCGCAGAAGCTGACGACGGCGCGGAGGAGCCGCGCCGCCGAGGTGCACAACCTCTCCGAGAGG AGGAGACGAGACAGGATCAACGAGAAGATGAGAGCCCTGCAAGAGCTCATACCTCACTGCAACAAG ACCGACAAGGCGTCAATGCTGGACGAGGCCATCGAGTACCTCAAGTCGCTGCAGCTGCAGGTGCAG ATGATGTGGATGGGCAGCGGCatcgcggcgccgccggtgatgTTCCCCGGCGTGCACCAGTACCTGCCGCGGATGGGCGTCGGGATGGGCGCCGCGGCGATGCCATCCATGCCGCGGATGCCGTTCATGGCCCCGCAGCCGGTGGTGCCCAACGCGCCCGTCAACCCCGTCCCGCTCTCGCCGGGCTACCGGGGGCACATGCCGGCGGTGGGCATCACCGAGCCCTACGCGCACTACCTCGGCGTCAACCACCTCCAGCCGACGCCGTCCCAG CATTTCGCGCAGGGCGTGGGATACTACCCGCTGGGGGCGAAGGCCGCCGTGCAGCAGAATCCGGCGATCCACCACGTGCCGGGCGGCGgcatgccggccgccgccgccgccgcgcccggggCGCTGCCCCCTGAAAGCGCTCCGAGCAGAGGACCAG